One Candidatus Buchananbacteria bacterium genomic window, AAAATATGTTGAGGCCAATCATCTTGGCGGCAAAGGTTCGGCTGTCCATAAGGCCACCGTTATTGGCGACACGGTTGGTGATCCGTTCAAAGACACTTCCGGTCCGGCTGTAAATATTATGATTAAGGTTGTTGCGACCACTTCCGTTGTTATCGCTCCGCTACTGCTGTTATTCTAACAATAATTTTCAAAACGAGGCCGAAAAAAGATCTAGGCCTCGTTTTTTTTATCTGCTATAATGAAAATCTAACTTCTAAATTAAGATCTAATGAAAGACTTACATTCCGTTTTTAGCCAAACTCAAAAATTAAAAAAAGAACAAAAAGAGATTCGCGGTGCCTACAAAGATGCCCTAAAAAGTTCTGACTCCTACCAAAAAATCCTAGACGAAATTGCTGATTTAAAAACCCGTAAAAAAGAAATTGAAGATGGCATCAAGCTTGAAATGAAGTCCTCCTTTGAAAAGTTAGAAAATTTAAAATATGACATTGAAACCAATAATGAACTAATGAGCGACATCGCCTTAAACCAATTCGTGAAAGGCGAACCAATTCAGCTCAAGGACGAATACGATAACGAGTATGAACCGATTTTTTCTGTCCGGTTTAGAAAACTAAGCTAATCTGATAAAAAATAAGATTATTTTAAATAATCTTATTTTTTATCACAAATCATTGACTTACCAGGCCTTTTTTGTTAGGCTAAGGAGGCGTATAAAACGCTTTTTATTTTTAAAATCTGTTAACTATCATGAAAGTTGAAGTTAAAAAACTCGAACGGGGCACTGCGGAACTAACTATTGAACTGACCGTCGAAGAATACCAGCCGTTTTTGGAACAGGCCGCCAAAGAAATTTCCAAACACACCAAAATTCCTGGATTTCGTCCGGGCAAAGCTGATTTAGAAACCGTTAAAAAGAAGGTTGGCGAAGCTGAAATCTGGAACCAGGCATTGGAACCGGCCATTCATAAAACGTTTGTTCAGGCGCTTGATGAACAACAGCTAATTACCGTTGGAAATCCGCAGGTTGATATTGTAAAACTCGCACCCGGTAATCCGGTAGTGTATAAAGCAATTGTCAGCTTGTTGCCAAAAGCGGAAATCGCCGATTATAAAACCATTACTGTTGCCAAAAAATCGATTACCGTCAGCGATGAGCAAATCAACAAAATTATTGATGACATCCGCAAGGGTCGTAGCGCCGAAGCAGTGGTTAATCGTGAAGCCAGAATGAATGACAAGGTTGAAATCGACTTTGAAACTTTTATGGATAAAGTACCGATTGAACACGGCGAACAAAAAAAATTCCCGCTCGTGATTGGTGAAAAAACTTTTATTCCTGGTTTTGAAGAACAACTGGTCGGCATGAAAAAAGGTGAAACCAAAAAATTTCAATTAGAATTTCCAAAAAACTACCACCAAAAAAATCTGGCTGGACGTCTGGCAGATTTTTCAGTTGTGTTGCACGAAGTCTATGAACTAAGCTTGCCGGAAATTAACGACGAATTTGCCGCTACCCTTGGCAACTTTAAAACAGTTGCCGATCTAAAAGATCAGATTAAAAATAACCTCACGCTTGAAGAAGAACACAAAGAATCGCGCCGGCTGGAAGAAGAAATTTTGGATAAAATTATTGAGCAGTCAAAATTTGAGG contains:
- the tig gene encoding trigger factor, coding for MKVEVKKLERGTAELTIELTVEEYQPFLEQAAKEISKHTKIPGFRPGKADLETVKKKVGEAEIWNQALEPAIHKTFVQALDEQQLITVGNPQVDIVKLAPGNPVVYKAIVSLLPKAEIADYKTITVAKKSITVSDEQINKIIDDIRKGRSAEAVVNREARMNDKVEIDFETFMDKVPIEHGEQKKFPLVIGEKTFIPGFEEQLVGMKKGETKKFQLEFPKNYHQKNLAGRLADFSVVLHEVYELSLPEINDEFAATLGNFKTVADLKDQIKNNLTLEEEHKESRRLEEEILDKIIEQSKFEDIPDVLIDSETKKMVDELEHNLSHQGIKFDEYLTHLNKTKADLLLDFVPQAIKRVKSALIIRSVADKEHVKATDEDIQNEIMKTLEAYGGNPDVEKQLSSQAYRDYLKNIIASQKVVEHLKSVMVK